One Papaver somniferum cultivar HN1 chromosome 10, ASM357369v1, whole genome shotgun sequence genomic window carries:
- the LOC113316621 gene encoding F-box/kelch-repeat protein At3g06240-like produces the protein MHLNHAVVNNNYTVFIGASYNTEPPSCYSIDFDAASASNSSNKAVKIDLPSTVQCKLLTSRTCVGSCDGILCFSRQNILNDSITICLWNPSTQEYKEIVKKYDGFVAAYGFCYDGKIDDYKLKLIYDKNPDFSEIQAYTLGSNSWKKIGNTLSVYYGTYSSHLVKGAMRWLARKVIVTGDQPAVTMVIVPFDIAEETTKIIQIPSCFSELKIKCKFSSNSRVGVLG, from the coding sequence ATGCATCTTAATCATGCTgttgtaaataacaactatacTGTCTTTATTGGTGCATCATATAATACAGAACCACCATCTTGTTATTCCATAGATTTCGATGCAGCGTCGGCATCAAACTCAAGTAATAAGGCTGTCAAGATTGATTTGCCATCGACTGTCCAATGCAAACTTCTTACTAGTCGCACGTGTGTTGGTTCATGTGATGGCATATTATGCTTTTCTCGTCAGAATATATTAAACGATTCCATTACAATTTGCTTATGGAACCCATCTACTCAAGAATATAAGGAGATAGTTAAAAAATATGATGGATTTGTTGCGGCATATGGATTCTGTTACGATGGTAAGATTGATGATTACAAGTTGAAACTAATATATGATAAAAACCCTGATTTCTCTGAAATTCAAGCTTACACGCTTGGTTCAAATTCATGGAAGAAAATAGGAAACACTCTTTCTGTATATTACGGTACGTATTCTAGTCATCTTGTAAAAGGAGCAATGCGTTGGTTAGCAAGAAAGGTCATAGTTACCGGTGATCAACCAGCAGTAACTATGGTTATAGTTCCTTTTGATATAGCTGAAGAGACAACCAAGATAATCCAAATACCAAGTTGCTTTTCAGAGTTGAAGATTAAATGCAAATTTAGCAGTAATTCAAGGGTGGGTGTGCTTGGATAA